A window of Chryseobacterium scophthalmum genomic DNA:
TTGTAATTTTCTCGGAAGGAAAGAAAAGTGCTTCACAAATTTCTGCAGGAATTATTAATCCTGTAGTTTTAAAAAAGTTTACTACATTTTGGTTAGCACAGGAACAAATTGACTTTCTGAAAAAATCTTTGAAAGAAATTGAATCTTATACAGGCGAAAATTATTTAATAGAATCTCCTATTCACAGAATTTTTCATGATGAGAACGAACAGAAACTTTGGCTTAAAAAATCGGCGAATGATGACCTAAAAAACTTTTTAGATGAAAATTTCGATCATTTAAATGGTGTAAAAAACGACTTTCAGGCTGGAAAGGTTAATCAGTCAGCAAGACTAAATGTTAAAGGATTTTTTGCGGGTTTATTGAGGTTTTTAGAAAATAAAGGAAATTTAATTAAAGAGAAATTCGATTATTCTGAAATTGATACTTCAAATTCTACTTATAAAGATTTTAGCTTTAAAAATATTTTGTTCTGCGAAGGAATGGGAGTAAAAGAAAATCCATACTTTGCAAACATTGCTGTTAACCCAAACAAAGGCCATCACATTCGTGTCAAACTTTCTGAAGCTATTCAGCAAGATATTACCATCAAGAAAAAACATTTTTTATTTCCTTTAGACAATAATCTTCATTTTTATGGTGGAACATACGACCGTGAACAATTACATCATGAAATAGATAATTCTGCAGTTGAGCAATTACAAAAAGGGCTTTCAGAATTTTATCCGAATGATTTTGAAATTAAAGAAATTCATTTTGGCTTCAGACCAACAGTAAAAGATAGAAGACCTATTTTAGGAAGGCATTTTCAGCATTCCAATTTGTATGTATTTAACGGTTTGGGAGCTCGAGGAATTCTTAATGGATGTTTTTTCTCAAAAACCTTATTTGATTATATTGAAAATAATATTCCATTACCTAAAGAAATTTCAATCGATAGATTTTAAAGAAAAAAGACGCTTAATAAAGCGTCTTTTCTTATTATTGTAAAGCCATTTTCTTGGTTGGCTGATCTTTTTTTGCATGAAACAAAACCATATCAGCATCTTTTTTTAAGAAGGTGACTTCATATTTGGTTTCAGTAAATTGATATTTATTATCATCTGTAGAAAAACTGGGGTTTTCTATATTTTTTTTAAGCTCATAGCTTTGTCCGTTTAGTCTCACCACAACAATATTTTTAGTGTTATTGGTGATAATTTCCATTTCATCACCGTGGCGGTCAGTAACAGTTGCCTTTGTAATATCATCTTGAGATGTAGGTGTTTCCTGCTTTACATTGGCAGTTTCGGGATCTTTAGCGGAATGTGTACACGCTGATAATGTGAGGATTATAAAAAATCCAAGTAAAAAATTCTTCATTTGTAATTTTGGTTTTTAAGGTTTTTCTAATATATTGCTTTGGTCGTGTAAAATTACAATTATTTCTTATTAAAAAATGTTAATTTTTAATAATTTAAATAATTTAATCACTATTTATGAGTTTATTTTAATGTTAAATATAATCAACTGCTTCTCTCATTCGTTTTTCAGCCGATTTCAAGAAGAGTTAAATTTTGTTAATAGTGAATCGACTATTAAAATCTAAGCATACATTTGCATCTTGAAATGAGAAACTATATCGTATATTTTTTGACTAGCCTTTTTCTGCTTTTTATGGTGGAAAGCAAGCTTAATGTCAAAACTTTGCGTAATGACTTTTCGGGTCATATTGCTCATAATTATCCAAATAAGATTGATCAGACCAATCAATCAGGAGCTAAATTTTCAGTTCAGCAAATAACAAATACTACCGACGGTTTTTCGATAGAATTGGCTGAAGATGATTTTCAGTTTTCAGATACAGTTCAGGCAATTATCGTTTTTGCCAGTGTATTTGGGTTAATTTATTCATTTGGATTATTATTCAAAAAAAGGTTTAAACCCTCAATTTCCGAATTTTTACAGCACTTCAATTCTGTAAAAACATTTATTCTGATTCGTTCTATCAGAATCTAAAATTTCATTTTCCGATTTTCTTTTTTGTTCCAGAACCGGAACAAAAAAATGTTGCGTTGTGCTTTGAATGATTTTACAATGTAATTATTTCCAGAATTATTTATTCAAATTAAACTTTTTAACGATTTATACCACTCTAAAATTATGATGAAAAGAGTTGTCTCAGGTGCTGTCTTAAGCGCTGTTCTCTTACTGTTTAGCTGTAACGAGAAAAAAGAAGAAAAACAAGAAGATTCAGTGTATCCGGTGACTTCACCTGTAAAAATGGATACGATTATTAACAAAGATTTTGTCGCGCAGATTCAGTCGGTAAAAAACATTGAAATTCGTGCTCAGGAAAAAGGTTTCCTTGAGAAAATCTATGTAGACGAAGGTCAATACGTAAAGGCTGGACAAACATTATTCAGAATTATGCCTCAATTGTATCAGGCAGAATTATTAAAAGCAAAAGCTGAAGTTGAGCAGGCTTCAATTGAGCTGAGAAATGCAAGCACATTAGCCAACAACGATATTGTTTCTAAAAACGAAAGATTAATGGCTAAAGCTAAATTGGATGCTGCGAATGCTGAAATGAAATTAGCTCAAATCCATCTTTCATTTACAGATATTAAGGCTCCGTTCTCTGGAGTAATTGACAGAATTCCTTTAAAGTTGGGAAGTTTAGTGGATGAAGGTGATCTTTTGACGACGCTTTCAGACAACACAGATATTTACAGTTATTTTAATGTTTCCGAACCTGAATATCTTACTTATCAGAAGAATGTTGCAGACCGAGGAAATCAGAATGTGAATCTGGTCATGGCAAACGGAGATTTATTTAATCAGACCGGACAAATTCAAACAATCGAGGGACAGTTTGATAATGAAACTGGAAATATCGCTTTTAGAGCAAAGTTTCCAAATCCTGAAAAGCTATTAAGAAACGGTGAAACAGGAAAAATCCGAATGACTTTACCGTTGAAGAACGCTCTAATCATTCCCCAGAAAGCAACGTACGAAATTCAGGATCAGAAATATGTTTTTGTTGTCGATAAAAATGGGGTAGCAAAATCTAAAAATATTAAAGTTGCCTATGAACTTCCAGATATTTACGTTGTTGCATCTGGTCTTTCAGGTGGTGATAAAATCTTGTTGGAAGGAGTTCAGAAAGTGAAAGACGACCAAAAAGTAAAAGTGAAATTCCAGGATCCGAAGAAAGTTCTTCAATCTTTAAAATTAAAAGCAGAGTAAAAATAAATGATA
This region includes:
- a CDS encoding NAD(P)/FAD-dependent oxidoreductase, with translation MKNVDYIIVGDGYAALFFAHQLLLNNKSFVIFSEGKKSASQISAGIINPVVLKKFTTFWLAQEQIDFLKKSLKEIESYTGENYLIESPIHRIFHDENEQKLWLKKSANDDLKNFLDENFDHLNGVKNDFQAGKVNQSARLNVKGFFAGLLRFLENKGNLIKEKFDYSEIDTSNSTYKDFSFKNILFCEGMGVKENPYFANIAVNPNKGHHIRVKLSEAIQQDITIKKKHFLFPLDNNLHFYGGTYDREQLHHEIDNSAVEQLQKGLSEFYPNDFEIKEIHFGFRPTVKDRRPILGRHFQHSNLYVFNGLGARGILNGCFFSKTLFDYIENNIPLPKEISIDRF
- a CDS encoding efflux RND transporter periplasmic adaptor subunit; its protein translation is MKRVVSGAVLSAVLLLFSCNEKKEEKQEDSVYPVTSPVKMDTIINKDFVAQIQSVKNIEIRAQEKGFLEKIYVDEGQYVKAGQTLFRIMPQLYQAELLKAKAEVEQASIELRNASTLANNDIVSKNERLMAKAKLDAANAEMKLAQIHLSFTDIKAPFSGVIDRIPLKLGSLVDEGDLLTTLSDNTDIYSYFNVSEPEYLTYQKNVADRGNQNVNLVMANGDLFNQTGQIQTIEGQFDNETGNIAFRAKFPNPEKLLRNGETGKIRMTLPLKNALIIPQKATYEIQDQKYVFVVDKNGVAKSKNIKVAYELPDIYVVASGLSGGDKILLEGVQKVKDDQKVKVKFQDPKKVLQSLKLKAE